The Erythrolamprus reginae isolate rEryReg1 chromosome 5, rEryReg1.hap1, whole genome shotgun sequence genome window below encodes:
- the PIGX gene encoding phosphatidylinositol-glycan biosynthesis class X protein isoform X2, with translation MAWKSAQVFKLRNSWDTEEIQFYLKCTSRRKMCSFNWDILSFMKFFSLCIMPAFLYAQNTCPEITQQFLKDGFHRDLLIRVDFGIPNEDLESCRLAIRVHLPRGLYVDPYELKTLQQHNVTEALVIADEVDLEVPEYLATDSSVLVYMRPDPKCTVCFKALLPLHCRYYRPSESNGKIPVVLQNPEIMIHCQKSFFPVNCLKETEIEAPCSQNNLDICYWKSMKYKMLSKELELQVPVGLKHHLALVCAITLITTGLCASFILSTLCRSGPIHCSM, from the exons GTTTTATTTGAAATGTACCAGTAGAAGAAAAATGTGTTCTTTTAATTGGGATATTCTCTCCTTCATGAAATTTTTTAGTCTATGTATAATGCCTGCATTTTTAT ATGCACAGAACACATGTCCTGAGATCACACAACAGTTTTTGAAAGATGGCTTTCACAG AGATCTTTTGATTAGGGTAGATTTTGGTATACCTAATGAAGACCTCGAAAGTTGCAGGCTGGCAATTAGAGTACATCTTCCAAGAGGATTATATGTGGATCCCTATGAATTGAAAACTTTACAACAGCATAATGTCACTGAG GCACTGGTGATTGCAGATGAAGTAGATTTGGAAGTTCCCGAGTATTTAGCAACTGATTCTTCTGTCCTCGTTTACATGAGACCTGATCCTAAGTGCACTGTCTGTTTTAAAGCATTATTACCACTGCACTGCCGGTATTACCGACCTTCAGAAAGTAATGGAAAAATCCCTGTTGTCTTGCAGAATCCAGAAATAATGATCCATTGCCAAAAAT cCTTTTTTCCGGTGAACTGTCTGAAAGAAACTGAAATAGAAGCTCCATGTTCTCAGAATAATCTAGATATATGTTATTGGAAGAGCATGAAGTATAAAATG CTAAGTAAAGAATTGGAACTCCAGGTACCAGTTGGACTCAAACATCATCTTGCCTTGGTGTGTGCAATAACACTTATTACCACAGGACTATGTGCCAGTTTTATCCTTTCAACTTTATGCAGATCTGGGCCCATTCATTGCTCAATGTAA
- the PIGX gene encoding phosphatidylinositol-glycan biosynthesis class X protein isoform X3, translated as MCSFNWDILSFMKFFSLCIMPAFLYAQNTCPEITQQFLKDGFHRDLLIRVDFGIPNEDLESCRLAIRVHLPRGLYVDPYELKTLQQHNVTEALVIADEVDLEVPEYLATDSSVLVYMRPDPKCTVCFKALLPLHCRYYRPSESNGKIPVVLQNPEIMIHCQKSFFPVNCLKETEIEAPCSQNNLDICYWKSMKYKMLSKELELQVPVGLKHHLALVCAITLITTGLCASFILSTLCRSGPIHCSM; from the exons ATGTGTTCTTTTAATTGGGATATTCTCTCCTTCATGAAATTTTTTAGTCTATGTATAATGCCTGCATTTTTAT ATGCACAGAACACATGTCCTGAGATCACACAACAGTTTTTGAAAGATGGCTTTCACAG AGATCTTTTGATTAGGGTAGATTTTGGTATACCTAATGAAGACCTCGAAAGTTGCAGGCTGGCAATTAGAGTACATCTTCCAAGAGGATTATATGTGGATCCCTATGAATTGAAAACTTTACAACAGCATAATGTCACTGAG GCACTGGTGATTGCAGATGAAGTAGATTTGGAAGTTCCCGAGTATTTAGCAACTGATTCTTCTGTCCTCGTTTACATGAGACCTGATCCTAAGTGCACTGTCTGTTTTAAAGCATTATTACCACTGCACTGCCGGTATTACCGACCTTCAGAAAGTAATGGAAAAATCCCTGTTGTCTTGCAGAATCCAGAAATAATGATCCATTGCCAAAAAT cCTTTTTTCCGGTGAACTGTCTGAAAGAAACTGAAATAGAAGCTCCATGTTCTCAGAATAATCTAGATATATGTTATTGGAAGAGCATGAAGTATAAAATG CTAAGTAAAGAATTGGAACTCCAGGTACCAGTTGGACTCAAACATCATCTTGCCTTGGTGTGTGCAATAACACTTATTACCACAGGACTATGTGCCAGTTTTATCCTTTCAACTTTATGCAGATCTGGGCCCATTCATTGCTCAATGTAA